The sequence below is a genomic window from Nitrospirota bacterium.
ATTTGGTTGGAAAAAAGCCCATGATAGGTGCACTCGAAGCTTTGAAATCCTCTCTACAGCAGCCTCATCTGCCTGACCAAATGGCGGCTTTTGGTATCTCCGGGACTAAAAAGCAGGGGTTCAAAGCGCTCTTTGCAACCCATCCGAACCTCGATGACCGGATTAATACCCTTATGGAATCGAGGTATCCTGATTACAAGCCCTGATTGGACAGGGCAGATACTTTTTTGCCAACCGGGCGATATCAGATA
It includes:
- a CDS encoding zinc metalloprotease HtpX, with amino-acid sequence LVGKKPMIGALEALKSSLQQPHLPDQMAAFGISGTKKQGFKALFATHPNLDDRINTLMESRYPDYKP